TGTATTTGTAGTGCACACTTTTTGCTACTATTCATGCCTCAAATGTGATGGGCTGAGTGTAACCAACCCTATTTGCTAATACCAGAATATTAtttagtgcgtttacttttctaagatcgctgtggtgtggcttgtacagatatcatacgttgccaattttcatgttatggtaatcatattagcttcatggagtctattgaaatagttttcatttcttgaaatgtggttctttgtttacATCAGATATTtggaatatatcttatttcgtatagttaaaacctcagtttcattaatgaaaatgaagatatggcatattttttccccggcgatgccagatctgagtttaggggacctatgaattttaagaggatttaaaaggtcatggtcaatatcattaaaggatactcgcactcgatcacccactgtgaaacgtatggacagcccagcccaagtgactcctgtaaacgtcttcacccaccacctgaggccaaggaaatagtctataatttcctgaaatacttttttttttataaaaacatcatgacggtcctgtaactgatgttttgaAGGTTAGCCAGAGAATATCTGatgcaacaaaagtgtcagaaatgacttcgtagacttaacaaggaagcaagagaggcgggaaatatagtggaatctccagtgtctcataaaagaaaagagaaagtgagccctgtgactgacttggatgattttgatgaaaatgttatgcaaagaaggaatgagtaGGTGTCTTTTCTAAGTGCATAATAGAttgattgacttatgaatttatgtctcaagtccaaacaccggggCCAACGGGCCactcagcgcatctataattatagaaagagaaaggagtAGCTAAATAGAattgggaatgaaaataaaaataaaaataaaaagataacaggttggaagcaaaccctttccctcgactcctaAGGTCTAAAGCtgatcctcctaagaaggattatatctgcgataggcatttaatgggacttacttACCcatagatatgacaactctgccttttctacctgaccCCACCAAAGCGATCTTAGAAAACTAAACGCACTATAATAAATGATTCTTGGCAAGTGGTGGGACTTGGTAGGTTCATATAAAATGAGAGTTCATGTGTGACATGTTACCCTGGATGTATAGCAATATGCCACTGCATTGAGAAATTGCTCTTTTGTTACATAAGATGGTTTTTGCAACAGATTTGTTATGCCATATTTTAAGTAGTTTTATAATTGTACGGTACATACTTTTAAGTTATAACTTTAAAGTAATTTGTTCTATAATGTGTGTTTGGTTCTGTGGTGCATTAATCACACTTATGTTATAGTGTATTACGTAATATTAACagctttcatttaaaattttgttacttatctgTTCACAGGACTGCTTGAAAAACCAAATTTACCTCCGTCAGCTCCAAATGTCACTTACAAGCTTTTTATGTATGGAAAAGTATCGTCAGGGAAAACGTGGACAATGAATCGACTCTCAGGCCAAGAAGTAAGTCTGTATTGGTTTCCAGTTTTTGTCACAAATGAGTTTGTTTAATGAGCACAAAATGAACGACATTTATAAATATCTGTactatttatttacacatttgTGCTGTGCTTTTTCCATATTTAAAGTAATAGTAACATTAGTGAAAAGAATTACTGAAATATAtcgatatcatcaatatatctcaaTACTATTCTTATAGTGtctcaaataaattttttcaaaatatatcaagTTACTATCACTGTAGTGATGAACTATCTTGGTCATCTGTCTCATTAATTCATTAGCCTTAACACAAAAACTCAATTAATCCCAAGTCCagattagttttgttatatatttaaatttacaaatgAGTTATTAAACTGATATTAGAATATCAATAAACTGAACTAGATTTGGCTTATCCTTGCCATTCAGCCAATTCTAGAAGGAACTAAATTGCATATTTGTGATTGTAAGGTCATATTTAATGGTAAATTCTGTAAACAAATGATTGGTTCTACTTTAGAGATTTATCACACAAGTGGTTATATGAATCAATCAGTATTGTAAaagttacataatttttcatgtaGGTACCTTCACACCACATTGAGACAGTTGGAATACAATGTTGTCATGTATTCTGGCCTATGAAAATTGGCAACAGGCTCATTCTCTTTCGTCTGGAGATTTGGGATGCTGGTGAGGCAAGCGTAAAACGCTACAATCATGTGTTGCCGGTAAGTGACTGAAATTGCTGTGAGCGGTGATTTGGCTTTTGATTTTGTGACCATGTATATGTATTGTTAATTAGGCCTTTTGGAAGCTTTCATTACAAATGTGTAAACACTAGGTCAACTGGATTTGTTTGATGTAGTCAGTTATGTTTTCCCATTTCATAATATTCTTTCTCCAATTTGcaattttctggaaaaaaatttaaaaagaaattttaaattactttgaaatactTTTTATGAAAACCATGATTAATTGTAGACCTTTATGTAATACCTCATTAACTTCCACACAAAGGTTGAAATAaatgtcttaaaattaaaaagtgagtTCATACAAATTAAAGATGATCTCTTATACTAATTCCTGTTTGCCATTCAGTAACAAGAGCTACTTTTCTACATTGGCATAATTTTTTCAGGCTTGTAGAGAAGGTGTGGATGCAGTTCTGTTGTGCTTTTCTCTGACTGACAGAGAAGGCTGGGTAGACCTGCCTCACGTGCTAGCAACGGCATCTCAGCCCACTGACCGAGCTGCGGTTATTGGAATAGCCACAAGGTAAGAATTGTTCTGTCAGAGGACATTTTATGTAAATTGAGTGTcatgaaaaattcattttttatttttatctaatagaGTCAAGACTCGGAATTTATTTCTTAGTATGATTGATGGTTTGTTATGAAAACAATGGAATATCACTCAGATTTAAACACTACACTTGTATTTTACAGTGTGGTAATGATATAAACTGAAATCAGTTAAT
The genomic region above belongs to Macrobrachium nipponense isolate FS-2020 chromosome 39, ASM1510439v2, whole genome shotgun sequence and contains:
- the LOC135210187 gene encoding ciliogenesis and planar polarity effector 2-like — protein: MAPEWAIGESKGYQQKLLIPGTNKRKFFGLLEKPNLPPSAPNVTYKLFMYGKVSSGKTWTMNRLSGQEVPSHHIETVGIQCCHVFWPMKIGNRLILFRLEIWDAGEASVKRYNHVLPACREGVDAVLLCFSLTDREGWVDLPHVLATASQPTDRAAVIGIATRCEQFANREVTEMELESFEATHGIPVLKMVASPDDHTDELSSIAPILNFLCKRLWQRDQELLSIKP